In Georgenia soli, a genomic segment contains:
- a CDS encoding D-hexose-6-phosphate mutarotase, with translation MTSSLIAVDLPSSVRLVKGEGGLPALDVSTPVAAGRLYLHGAHVTAWTPSRQDPVIWMSRKSRFAEGEPIRGGVPICWPWFGAGREPGLAPAHGFARLADFTLVGAEVDAFGAVTLTLRLTDADVAGLPGAEHFTQPFELTYTVTFGAELTLALTVRNTGSEEFSFEEALHTYLAVKDVTAVTVEGLEGVRYLDKVPGAGQDLVTQTGPVTFTSETDRVYHSTGSVTVVDPALARTVTAVKENSANTVVWNPWTAKAAAMPDYDDAEWPTMVCVEVANALENAVTLAAGENHTMTARYAVGPRV, from the coding sequence ATGACCTCCTCGCTGATCGCCGTCGATCTTCCGTCGTCCGTCAGGCTCGTCAAGGGTGAGGGCGGGCTACCCGCCCTGGACGTCTCCACGCCCGTGGCCGCCGGGCGGCTGTACCTCCACGGCGCGCACGTGACCGCGTGGACCCCCAGCCGGCAGGACCCGGTCATCTGGATGAGCAGGAAGAGCAGGTTCGCGGAGGGTGAGCCCATCCGCGGCGGCGTCCCGATCTGCTGGCCGTGGTTCGGTGCCGGACGGGAGCCGGGTCTCGCGCCTGCCCACGGCTTCGCCCGCCTCGCCGACTTCACCCTCGTCGGGGCCGAGGTCGACGCCTTCGGTGCCGTGACCCTGACGCTGCGCCTCACCGACGCCGACGTCGCCGGCCTCCCCGGCGCTGAGCACTTCACCCAGCCGTTCGAGCTGACCTACACCGTGACCTTCGGTGCCGAACTGACCCTCGCGCTGACCGTCCGCAACACCGGCTCGGAGGAGTTCTCCTTCGAGGAGGCGCTCCACACGTACCTGGCGGTCAAGGACGTCACCGCCGTGACCGTCGAGGGCCTCGAGGGCGTGCGATACCTCGACAAGGTGCCCGGCGCGGGTCAGGACCTCGTCACGCAGACCGGCCCGGTCACCTTCACCAGCGAGACCGACCGCGTCTACCACTCCACGGGGTCTGTCACCGTGGTCGACCCGGCGCTCGCCCGGACGGTCACCGCGGTGAAGGAGAACTCGGCGAACACCGTCGTGTGGAACCCCTGGACCGCCAAGGCGGCGGCGATGCCGGATTACGACGACGCCGAGTGGCCCACCATGGTGTGCGTCGAGGTCGCCAACGCACTAGAGAACGCCGTCACCCTGGCCGCGGGGGAGAACCACACCATGACAGCCCGGTACGCCGTCGGGCCGCGCGTCTGA
- a CDS encoding hydroxymethylglutaryl-CoA lyase, which translates to MTVPATDGTPTAHPTAPAGAIPSAADPGTRPVPVPLSGLPSRVEIYEVGPRDGLQNEATILSVEVKAEFVRRLVSAGLRTVELTSFVRPGLVPQLADAEELLAAVGRTDGVRFPVLVPNERGLDRALASGVSEIAIFGSATESFAQRNLGRSVDESLAMFAPVVDRARAEGLQVRAYLSMCFGDPWEGRVLIAHVVAAATRLMGLGCTQLSLGDTIGVATPGHVVALIDALAEAGLGPDLLAVHFHDTYGQALANTVVALQHGVTTVDAAAGGLGGCPFAKSATGNLATEDLVWLLHGLGIDTGVDLATLARTSLWLAEQLDRPSPSRTVQALAPQLSTTERRHPSRAS; encoded by the coding sequence ATGACGGTTCCCGCGACGGACGGCACCCCGACCGCGCACCCCACTGCGCCCGCAGGTGCCATTCCGTCGGCCGCCGATCCCGGCACCCGGCCCGTGCCGGTTCCTCTCAGTGGCCTTCCCTCACGTGTGGAGATCTACGAGGTCGGCCCGCGTGATGGACTGCAGAACGAGGCGACGATCCTTTCCGTCGAGGTCAAGGCGGAGTTCGTCCGGCGCCTGGTCTCGGCAGGGCTGCGAACCGTGGAGCTCACGAGCTTCGTCCGGCCCGGGCTGGTTCCCCAGCTCGCAGATGCCGAGGAGCTGCTCGCCGCCGTTGGCCGGACAGACGGGGTGCGGTTCCCCGTCCTCGTGCCGAACGAGCGTGGGCTCGATCGCGCGCTCGCCAGCGGCGTCAGCGAGATCGCGATCTTCGGCTCGGCCACCGAGTCCTTCGCGCAGCGCAACCTCGGCCGCTCCGTCGACGAGTCCCTCGCGATGTTCGCGCCCGTCGTCGACCGAGCCCGTGCCGAAGGCTTACAGGTCCGGGCCTATCTCTCGATGTGTTTCGGCGACCCGTGGGAGGGGCGCGTGCTGATCGCACACGTTGTCGCCGCAGCAACGCGTCTCATGGGACTCGGCTGTACCCAGCTCTCGCTCGGCGACACGATCGGCGTCGCCACGCCCGGCCACGTCGTCGCGCTCATCGACGCCCTCGCCGAGGCGGGTCTCGGACCGGATCTGCTCGCGGTGCACTTCCATGACACCTATGGTCAGGCGCTCGCCAACACCGTGGTCGCCCTGCAGCACGGCGTCACGACCGTCGACGCGGCCGCGGGCGGACTCGGCGGCTGCCCGTTTGCGAAGAGCGCGACTGGGAACCTCGCGACTGAGGACCTCGTCTGGCTGCTTCACGGCCTCGGCATCGACACCGGTGTGGACCTCGCAACTCTCGCACGTACGTCCC
- a CDS encoding enoyl-CoA hydratase-related protein — protein sequence MAELVHLDVDGGVGTITLDSPENRNALSAGLRRDLNRHLATSIDDDAVRVIVLTHTGTVFCAGADLKEARGTDAEAQGVGELPDLLVTLMNAPKPVVAKVAGTARAGGIGLVAACDLAVAADGVTFAFPEVRLGLVPAVISVPLRRRVQQQALRRLFLTGEVFDATEAQRIGLLDAAVGRDRLDEQVARYTDALVRGAPRALAATKAVLADPPEDDARELEVLGRLSAAHFASAEGQEGLAAFAQKRPPSWAPTN from the coding sequence ATGGCCGAGCTCGTTCACCTCGACGTCGACGGCGGGGTCGGCACCATCACGTTGGACTCCCCGGAGAACCGCAACGCCCTCTCAGCCGGCTTGCGCCGCGACCTGAACCGGCACCTGGCGACTTCGATCGACGACGACGCCGTCCGTGTCATCGTTCTCACTCACACCGGGACCGTCTTCTGCGCCGGGGCCGACCTCAAGGAAGCGCGGGGGACCGACGCCGAAGCACAGGGTGTCGGTGAGCTGCCTGACCTGCTCGTCACGCTCATGAACGCACCCAAGCCCGTGGTGGCCAAGGTCGCCGGAACGGCAAGGGCCGGTGGCATCGGCCTCGTCGCCGCCTGCGACCTCGCCGTCGCAGCCGACGGCGTCACCTTCGCCTTCCCCGAGGTTCGGCTCGGTCTGGTGCCCGCCGTCATCTCGGTGCCGCTGCGCCGTCGGGTCCAGCAGCAGGCCCTGCGTCGGCTCTTCCTCACCGGGGAGGTCTTCGACGCGACCGAGGCCCAGCGGATCGGCCTTCTCGACGCCGCGGTGGGCCGCGACCGCCTCGACGAGCAGGTCGCCCGCTACACCGACGCTCTCGTGCGCGGGGCGCCGCGGGCCCTGGCCGCCACGAAGGCCGTGCTCGCCGATCCGCCGGAGGACGACGCCCGCGAGCTCGAGGTGCTCGGCCGGCTCTCGGCAGCGCATTTCGCCTCGGCAGAGGGGCAGGAGGGCCTCGCGGCCTTCGCCCAGAAGCGTCCGCCGTCGTGGGCACCGACGAACTGA
- a CDS encoding TetR/AcrR family transcriptional regulator: MSEPDGKPSRREQILAAAADLFARAGFGGVSVGDIGSAVGISGPALYKHFPGKEAILTELLVGISEELLREGRSRVAAADGDPEAALRALVDWHVSFALDHPALITIQSRDLDRLAESERRRVRGLQHDYVETWVDVLCRRSPGLDAQRARAAAHATFGLLNSTPHSARVGRAEMTRLLHDMAVAALGAATGVPAQRVL, translated from the coding sequence ATGTCGGAGCCGGACGGCAAGCCTTCGAGGCGGGAGCAGATCCTCGCAGCCGCGGCGGACCTGTTCGCCCGTGCAGGGTTCGGGGGCGTCTCCGTCGGCGACATAGGGTCCGCCGTCGGCATCTCCGGTCCGGCGCTCTACAAGCACTTCCCGGGCAAGGAAGCGATCCTTACCGAGTTGCTCGTCGGGATCTCGGAGGAGCTTCTGCGTGAGGGCCGGTCGCGGGTGGCGGCGGCCGACGGCGACCCGGAGGCGGCGCTGCGGGCGCTGGTGGACTGGCACGTGTCGTTCGCGCTCGACCACCCGGCGCTCATCACCATCCAGTCGCGGGACCTCGACCGGCTCGCCGAATCGGAGCGCCGACGGGTGCGCGGGCTGCAGCACGACTACGTCGAGACGTGGGTGGACGTGCTGTGCCGCCGCTCCCCCGGTCTCGACGCGCAGCGCGCCCGGGCAGCCGCGCACGCCACCTTCGGCCTGCTCAACTCAACCCCGCACAGCGCACGCGTCGGCCGTGCCGAGATGACGCGACTGCTCCACGACATGGCCGTCGCGGCCCTGGGCGCGGCGACCGGAGTGCCGGCTCAGCGAGTGTTGTAG
- a CDS encoding Fur family transcriptional regulator yields MSVTHTELLREAQLRVTAPRLAVLAEVAEHPHADAESIRAGVHARLGTVSTQAVYDVLHALTGAGILRRIEPDGSPGRYELRRGDNHHHVVCRSCGAVADVACAVGHAPCLTASEDHGFVIDTAEVIYWGTCPSCLSAHAPSKEIS; encoded by the coding sequence ATGTCCGTTACCCACACCGAGCTTCTGCGCGAGGCGCAGCTGCGGGTGACGGCGCCTCGTCTGGCCGTGCTGGCGGAGGTCGCCGAGCACCCGCACGCAGATGCCGAGTCCATCCGGGCCGGCGTGCACGCGCGGCTCGGGACCGTCTCCACGCAGGCGGTCTACGACGTCCTCCACGCGCTCACGGGCGCGGGGATCCTGCGCCGCATCGAGCCGGACGGCTCGCCCGGCCGCTACGAGCTGCGCCGCGGCGACAACCACCACCACGTCGTCTGCCGCAGCTGCGGCGCCGTCGCCGACGTGGCCTGCGCCGTCGGCCACGCGCCCTGCCTCACCGCGAGCGAGGACCACGGCTTCGTCATCGACACCGCCGAGGTCATCTACTGGGGCACCTGCCCCTCCTGCCTTTCCGCACACGCACCATCGAAGGAGATCTCTTGA
- a CDS encoding biotin carboxylase N-terminal domain-containing protein — protein MFTSVLIANRGEIALRIIRSARATGLRTIAVYSAADSGAPHVRAADVAVCLGPAPAEESYLSIPALLDAARRTGAEAVHPGYGFLSENADFAAAVEDAGLVWIGPPTEVVARMGRKDEARRLAVAAGVPVLPAVEGDDDAALLAATADLPFPVLVKAAAGGGGKGMRVVHDADALPGALAAARREARAAFGDDTLLVERYVEHGRHIEVQVLGDTHGTVLHLGERDCSVQRRHQKVVEEAPAATISDAVRDLVTHGAVRLAREVGYVGAGTVEFLVAGEEAYFLEMNTRLQVEHPVTELVTGLHLVALQLSVAQGEPLPLAQEEVELRGHAIEARVYAEDPAAGFLPQAGTAVAVRWSARARVDAALESGQEVTTWYDPLLGKIIAHGATREAARRSLVAALDDTAVLGLTTNTGFLRRLVASDEFRDAAIDTAWLDRTSNAFPAAADDVALCAAAWVFAETLRRAVPMHPFGAGDGWRLGGPPAPVVLELEHDGVREQLRVDLTANCVATGERSWSVRVIARDGVVWRFQIEGLTRDVVIEVDDLGVWVAQQGQSRHFAVPDRLAATASHHSDGLVTAPMPGLVRDVAVREGQHVKAGEVLGVLEAMKMETSLTAPHAGAVVVQVRAGDQVTLGQTLFAVGED, from the coding sequence GTGTTTACCTCCGTCCTGATCGCCAACCGCGGCGAGATCGCCCTGCGGATCATTCGCTCAGCCCGCGCCACAGGTCTGCGCACGATCGCCGTCTACTCCGCCGCCGACTCCGGTGCGCCGCACGTGCGTGCCGCCGACGTCGCTGTGTGCCTCGGCCCCGCCCCGGCGGAGGAGTCCTACCTGTCCATTCCTGCCCTGCTCGACGCCGCCCGCCGCACCGGCGCCGAGGCCGTCCATCCCGGGTACGGGTTCCTCTCCGAGAACGCCGACTTCGCCGCGGCCGTCGAGGACGCGGGGCTCGTGTGGATCGGGCCGCCCACGGAGGTCGTCGCCCGCATGGGCCGCAAGGACGAGGCCCGCCGCCTCGCTGTCGCCGCCGGCGTTCCCGTGCTTCCGGCGGTCGAGGGGGACGACGACGCAGCCCTCCTCGCCGCGACGGCGGACCTGCCGTTCCCCGTCCTGGTCAAGGCCGCCGCTGGGGGCGGCGGAAAGGGCATGCGCGTGGTGCACGACGCCGACGCCCTGCCAGGCGCACTGGCTGCCGCCCGCCGTGAGGCCCGCGCCGCGTTCGGCGACGACACCCTATTGGTGGAGCGGTACGTCGAGCACGGCCGTCACATCGAGGTCCAGGTGCTTGGCGACACCCACGGCACGGTGCTGCACCTGGGCGAGCGCGACTGCTCCGTGCAGCGCCGCCACCAGAAGGTGGTGGAGGAAGCTCCTGCCGCAACCATCTCCGACGCCGTTCGCGACCTGGTCACCCACGGTGCCGTGCGCCTGGCGCGCGAGGTGGGGTACGTCGGTGCTGGGACGGTTGAGTTCCTGGTGGCGGGGGAGGAGGCGTACTTCCTCGAGATGAACACCCGCCTTCAGGTCGAGCACCCGGTCACCGAGCTCGTCACCGGGCTGCACCTGGTTGCCCTGCAGCTCTCGGTCGCGCAGGGAGAGCCGCTGCCGCTGGCGCAGGAGGAAGTCGAGCTCCGCGGTCACGCCATCGAGGCCCGGGTCTACGCTGAGGACCCGGCGGCGGGTTTCCTGCCGCAGGCCGGGACGGCGGTTGCGGTGCGCTGGTCAGCGCGGGCGCGGGTCGACGCCGCGCTCGAGAGCGGCCAGGAGGTCACCACCTGGTACGACCCGCTGCTCGGCAAGATCATCGCTCACGGTGCGACGCGCGAGGCGGCCCGCCGGTCTCTGGTCGCCGCGCTCGACGACACCGCCGTCCTCGGGCTCACCACCAACACCGGGTTCCTGCGCCGGCTCGTGGCCTCCGACGAGTTCCGCGACGCCGCGATCGACACCGCCTGGCTCGACCGGACGTCCAACGCCTTCCCGGCCGCGGCCGACGATGTCGCTCTGTGCGCGGCGGCGTGGGTGTTTGCCGAGACGTTGCGGCGGGCGGTGCCCATGCACCCGTTCGGCGCCGGCGACGGCTGGCGCCTCGGCGGCCCGCCCGCGCCCGTGGTGCTAGAACTCGAGCACGACGGCGTCCGGGAGCAACTGCGCGTCGACCTCACCGCCAACTGCGTCGCGACGGGCGAGAGGTCGTGGTCCGTGCGCGTCATCGCCCGTGACGGCGTCGTCTGGAGGTTCCAGATCGAGGGCCTGACTCGGGACGTCGTCATCGAGGTCGACGATCTTGGTGTCTGGGTCGCGCAACAGGGGCAGTCCCGCCACTTTGCGGTACCCGACCGGCTGGCCGCTACGGCGTCCCACCACTCCGACGGGCTCGTCACGGCACCGATGCCCGGGCTGGTGCGCGACGTGGCCGTGCGCGAGGGGCAGCACGTAAAGGCTGGAGAGGTCCTGGGTGTTCTCGAGGCGATGAAGATGGAGACCTCGTTGACCGCCCCACACGCGGGCGCTGTCGTTGTGCAGGTCCGCGCCGGCGACCAGGTGACGCTCGGGCAGACACTCTTCGCCGTGGGGGAGGACTGA
- a CDS encoding catalase: MSETTGYQPPSTTQFGAPAVSDRNSLSVGSNGPLLLHDVRLVETLASFNRERVPERNPHAKGSGAFGVFETTEDVSRYTKAALFQQGARTDMLARFSTVAGEQGSPDTWRDVRGFALKFYTTEGNYDLVGNSTPVFFVRDPMKFPHFIRSQKRTPASGLRSADMQWDFWTQNPESAHQVTYLMGERGLPRTWRHMNGYGSHTYMWVNEAGEKFWVKYHFHTEQGMEFLSNEEAEKLAGSDAEFHRRDLFDAIERGEHPSWTLSVQVMPYADAKTYRFNPFDLTKVWPHADYPLIKVGRMTLNRNPKNFFAEIEQAAFAPSNTVPGIGVSPDKMLLGRVFGYADAQRARIGTNYQQLPVNKPIVKTNDWTFDGNMTFEHSGDAPVYAPNSFGRPWSDEQGATDDGWESDGEMVRSAYALHAEDDDFSQPGTLLREVFDDAQRAQFVETVAGALSGITHDVVLQNAFQYWKNVDKEIGDRIQATVLAGKGDPQVGIDNEAAEEPLGVR; the protein is encoded by the coding sequence TTGAGCGAGACCACCGGCTACCAGCCGCCCTCGACCACCCAGTTCGGCGCGCCCGCCGTCTCGGACCGCAACTCCCTGAGCGTCGGGTCCAACGGGCCCCTGCTGCTGCACGACGTGCGCCTGGTCGAGACCCTTGCCAGTTTCAACCGCGAGCGTGTGCCGGAGCGCAACCCGCACGCCAAGGGTTCCGGTGCGTTCGGTGTCTTCGAGACCACCGAGGACGTCTCGCGCTACACCAAGGCCGCGCTGTTCCAGCAGGGCGCCCGGACGGACATGCTGGCGCGCTTCTCCACGGTCGCCGGGGAGCAGGGCTCGCCCGACACCTGGCGCGACGTCCGCGGCTTCGCGCTGAAGTTCTACACCACCGAGGGCAACTACGACCTCGTCGGCAACAGCACCCCGGTGTTCTTCGTGCGCGACCCCATGAAGTTCCCGCACTTCATCCGCTCGCAGAAGCGCACGCCCGCCTCCGGCCTGCGCAGCGCCGACATGCAGTGGGACTTCTGGACGCAGAACCCCGAGTCGGCCCACCAGGTCACCTATCTCATGGGTGAGCGCGGCCTGCCCCGCACGTGGCGCCACATGAACGGCTACGGCTCGCACACCTACATGTGGGTCAACGAGGCCGGCGAGAAGTTCTGGGTCAAGTACCACTTCCACACCGAGCAGGGCATGGAGTTCCTCTCCAACGAGGAGGCCGAGAAGCTGGCCGGCTCGGACGCCGAGTTCCACCGCCGCGACCTCTTCGACGCCATCGAGCGCGGCGAGCACCCCAGCTGGACCCTCTCCGTACAGGTCATGCCGTACGCGGACGCCAAGACCTACCGGTTCAACCCGTTCGACCTCACCAAGGTGTGGCCGCACGCGGACTACCCGCTGATCAAGGTCGGCCGCATGACGCTGAACCGGAACCCGAAGAACTTCTTCGCGGAGATCGAGCAGGCCGCGTTCGCGCCGTCGAACACCGTCCCGGGCATCGGCGTCTCCCCGGACAAGATGCTGCTCGGCCGCGTGTTCGGCTACGCCGACGCCCAGCGCGCCCGCATCGGCACCAACTACCAGCAGCTGCCGGTCAACAAGCCGATCGTCAAGACCAACGACTGGACCTTCGACGGCAACATGACGTTCGAGCACTCCGGTGACGCCCCGGTCTACGCCCCGAACTCCTTCGGCCGCCCGTGGTCGGACGAGCAGGGCGCGACCGACGACGGTTGGGAGTCCGACGGCGAGATGGTCCGCAGCGCCTACGCCCTGCACGCCGAGGACGACGACTTCAGCCAGCCGGGCACCCTGCTCCGCGAGGTGTTCGACGACGCCCAGCGGGCTCAGTTCGTCGAGACCGTGGCCGGCGCCCTCTCCGGCATCACGCACGACGTCGTCCTGCAGAACGCCTTCCAGTACTGGAAGAACGTCGACAAGGAGATCGGTGACCGCATCCAGGCCACCGTGCTCGCCGGCAAGGGCGACCCGCAGGTCGGCATCGACAACGAGGCTGCCGAGGAGCCCCTCGGCGTCCGCTGA
- a CDS encoding carboxyl transferase domain-containing protein, producing the protein MATATPTTSPGLADLTDELRERLAAVRLGGSESARKRHVERGKLLVRDRVDRLLDPGSPFLELSPLAAYGMYDDEVPAAGIVTGIGRVAGRECVVVANDATVKGGTYYPMTVKKHLRAQEIAAENRLPCLYLVDSGGAYLPMQDEVFPDRDHFGRIFYNQAQLSARGIPQLAAVMGSCTAGGAYVPAMSDETAIVRGQGTIFLGGPPLVKAATGEVVTAEELGGGDVHARRSGVVDHLADDDAHALAILRSAVGTLERREPPSLRQEPPEEPLEDPATLYDVVPADTRTPYDVREVIRRIVDGSRLHEFKALYGETLVCGFARLWGYQVGIVANNGILFSESALKGAHFIELCNKRGVPLVFLQNIAGFMVGRDYETGGIAKDGAKLVTAVATTVVPKFTVVIGGSFGAGNYGMAGRAYDPRFLWMWPNARVSVMGGEQAASVLATVRRDGLERAGQEWSAEDEEAFKAPIREQYERQGSPYYSTARLWDDGIIDPADTRRVLGLALAAAANAPVPPPVAAIYRM; encoded by the coding sequence ATGGCGACAGCGACGCCGACGACCTCGCCGGGGCTCGCCGACCTGACCGACGAGCTGCGCGAACGTCTCGCCGCCGTGCGCCTGGGCGGCAGCGAGAGCGCCCGGAAGCGTCACGTCGAGCGGGGCAAGCTGCTCGTTCGCGACCGCGTCGACCGCCTGCTCGACCCCGGCTCGCCCTTCCTCGAGCTCTCGCCGCTCGCCGCCTACGGCATGTACGACGACGAAGTCCCCGCCGCCGGCATCGTCACCGGGATCGGGCGGGTGGCCGGGCGCGAGTGCGTGGTCGTCGCCAACGACGCCACCGTCAAGGGCGGCACCTACTACCCGATGACGGTGAAGAAACACCTGCGCGCCCAGGAGATCGCCGCCGAGAACCGGCTGCCGTGCCTGTATCTCGTCGACTCCGGCGGCGCTTACCTGCCCATGCAGGACGAGGTCTTCCCCGACCGCGACCACTTCGGCCGCATCTTCTACAACCAGGCACAGCTCTCGGCCCGCGGCATCCCGCAGCTCGCCGCCGTCATGGGGTCGTGCACCGCGGGCGGCGCCTACGTCCCCGCCATGTCCGACGAGACCGCCATCGTCCGGGGCCAGGGCACGATCTTCCTCGGCGGCCCGCCACTGGTGAAGGCCGCCACCGGCGAGGTCGTCACCGCCGAGGAGCTCGGCGGGGGAGACGTTCACGCCCGCCGCTCCGGCGTCGTCGACCACCTCGCCGACGACGACGCCCACGCCCTCGCCATCCTCCGCTCCGCCGTCGGCACGCTCGAACGCCGCGAGCCGCCGTCGCTGCGGCAGGAACCGCCCGAGGAGCCGCTCGAGGACCCGGCGACCCTCTACGACGTCGTCCCCGCCGACACCCGCACCCCGTACGACGTGCGCGAGGTGATCCGCCGCATCGTCGACGGCTCGCGGCTGCACGAGTTCAAGGCCCTCTACGGCGAGACCCTGGTGTGCGGGTTCGCCCGCCTCTGGGGCTACCAGGTGGGCATCGTCGCGAACAACGGGATCCTGTTCAGCGAGTCCGCGCTCAAGGGCGCGCACTTCATCGAGCTGTGCAACAAGCGCGGCGTCCCGCTCGTGTTCTTGCAGAACATCGCCGGCTTCATGGTCGGCCGGGACTACGAGACCGGCGGCATCGCCAAGGACGGCGCCAAGCTCGTCACTGCCGTCGCCACCACAGTGGTCCCCAAGTTCACCGTCGTCATCGGCGGCTCTTTCGGCGCCGGCAACTACGGCATGGCGGGCCGCGCCTACGACCCGCGGTTCCTGTGGATGTGGCCCAACGCCCGCGTCTCCGTCATGGGCGGCGAGCAGGCCGCCTCGGTGCTGGCGACCGTCCGACGCGACGGCCTCGAGCGCGCCGGGCAGGAGTGGTCGGCCGAGGACGAGGAGGCGTTCAAGGCCCCGATTCGCGAGCAGTACGAGCGCCAGGGCTCTCCGTACTACTCCACCGCCCGCCTGTGGGACGACGGCATCATCGACCCCGCCGACACCCGTCGCGTTCTTGGCCTGGCCCTCGCCGCCGCTGCGAACGCGCCCGTGCCGCCGCCCGTCGCCGCCATCTACCGGATGTGA
- a CDS encoding SpoIIE family protein phosphatase, which produces MPDAYALDAMARAGMGAYRADLSSSVLWLDDRAATLLGIPPVSGPLPTGTVEAQIHPDDRPVLGELVTGALDAGSFEAEFRMAGSPDRWIATRGRVTCEPSTGHLTGVAGVIFPRVRTSLHHAAELVEDLPTTFFSLNRNWRFSYVNTEAERVLGRPRAELLDGDIWELYPAALSNAFETYYRRAMSSGEPVSFDAYYPEPLNAWYEVRAMPTAEGLSVYFFDVTERRRLQEETERIARRAQLTAAVTTSLAQTLDAEEAVAALARTLVPQLADWCVVTLLDADGAIRPSAMRDIGWWHADPAARPLVEEYTRHRMDALMGESFLMRTLRTTDVVRVPDDAAARIRAVLRPGRAQDLITELAPESGTVLPLRGRGRTLGAITLFNGADRPPLDGADLLTAQDIAARAGLALDNAYLYASQRGVAEELQRSFLTEPPQLDHLDVAVRYVPAAQAAKVGGDWFDVFQHPDGPTVVVIGDVTGHDLHAAATMGQLRSMLRGIATTTVPQPAALLTQLDRAIEAVAPGTVATAVVMTLEPVGPDGDVLVRWSNAGHPPPMLLDGEGDVVTLSRTNLLLGIRAETVRTEQTFAVRPGSTLLLYTDGLVERRDDGGLRGGLDRLRATLRDLRGERGTDPLCDELVQRLLPAAPEDDMALVAVRPRRTAG; this is translated from the coding sequence ATGCCCGACGCCTACGCGCTCGACGCGATGGCGCGGGCCGGCATGGGCGCCTACCGTGCGGACCTCTCCTCGTCCGTGCTCTGGCTGGACGATCGCGCGGCCACGCTTCTCGGGATCCCTCCCGTCTCGGGTCCCCTCCCCACCGGCACCGTCGAAGCGCAGATCCACCCCGACGACCGTCCCGTCCTGGGCGAGCTCGTCACCGGCGCACTCGACGCCGGTTCGTTCGAGGCAGAGTTCCGGATGGCCGGCTCGCCCGACCGGTGGATCGCCACCCGCGGTCGGGTGACGTGCGAGCCGAGCACGGGTCACCTGACCGGCGTCGCCGGCGTCATCTTCCCCCGGGTGCGCACCAGCCTCCACCATGCCGCGGAGCTGGTCGAGGACCTGCCCACGACGTTCTTCTCCCTGAACCGGAACTGGCGGTTCTCCTACGTCAACACCGAGGCGGAGCGCGTTCTCGGCCGGCCGCGTGCCGAGCTTCTCGACGGCGACATCTGGGAGCTCTACCCGGCCGCCCTCAGCAACGCCTTCGAGACCTACTACCGTCGCGCCATGAGCTCCGGCGAGCCGGTGAGCTTCGACGCGTACTACCCCGAGCCGCTGAACGCCTGGTACGAGGTCCGGGCGATGCCCACCGCCGAGGGCCTGTCGGTGTACTTCTTCGACGTGACCGAGCGGCGCCGGCTCCAGGAGGAGACCGAGCGCATCGCGCGGCGCGCCCAGCTGACCGCGGCCGTGACCACCTCGCTCGCGCAGACCCTCGACGCGGAGGAGGCCGTCGCGGCGCTCGCCCGGACGCTCGTCCCGCAGCTCGCCGACTGGTGCGTCGTCACGCTGCTCGACGCCGACGGCGCGATCAGGCCCTCGGCGATGCGGGACATCGGCTGGTGGCACGCCGACCCCGCCGCTCGCCCGCTGGTCGAGGAGTACACCCGCCACCGCATGGATGCGCTCATGGGTGAGTCGTTCCTGATGCGCACGCTCCGCACGACCGACGTCGTCCGGGTGCCCGACGACGCCGCCGCCCGCATCCGGGCCGTGCTCCGGCCCGGCCGCGCCCAGGACCTCATCACCGAGCTCGCGCCCGAGTCCGGAACAGTCCTGCCGCTCCGCGGCCGCGGCCGCACTCTCGGTGCGATCACCCTGTTCAACGGCGCGGACCGTCCGCCGCTCGACGGTGCGGACCTGCTCACCGCCCAGGACATCGCCGCCCGGGCCGGCCTGGCGCTCGACAACGCCTACCTCTACGCCAGCCAGCGCGGCGTGGCCGAGGAGTTGCAGCGCTCCTTCCTCACCGAGCCGCCGCAGCTGGACCACCTCGACGTGGCGGTGCGCTACGTGCCCGCCGCGCAGGCGGCCAAGGTGGGCGGCGACTGGTTCGACGTCTTCCAGCACCCTGACGGGCCGACCGTCGTGGTCATCGGCGACGTCACCGGTCATGACCTGCACGCCGCCGCCACGATGGGGCAGCTGCGCTCGATGCTCCGGGGCATCGCGACGACGACGGTGCCACAGCCCGCCGCGCTCCTCACCCAGCTGGACCGGGCGATCGAGGCCGTCGCTCCCGGGACCGTAGCCACCGCCGTCGTCATGACGCTCGAACCGGTGGGGCCCGACGGCGACGTGCTCGTGCGCTGGTCCAACGCCGGCCATCCGCCGCCCATGCTGCTGGACGGCGAGGGCGACGTCGTCACCCTCAGCCGGACGAACCTTCTCCTCGGCATCCGTGCGGAGACGGTGCGCACCGAGCAGACATTCGCGGTCCGCCCGGGCAGCACGCTGCTGCTCTACACCGACGGTCTGGTCGAGCGCCGGGACGACGGCGGTCTCCGCGGGGGCCTCGACCGGCTGCGCGCGACGTTGCGCGACCTGCGAGGCGAGCGCGGGACGGACCCGCTGTGCGACGAGCTGGTCCAGCGGCTCCTGCCCGCGGCGCCCGAGGACGACATGGCCCTCGTCGCGGTGCGGCCGCGGCGCACCGCTGGCTGA